The window ACACGAGACAGCTCCGTGTCCCCCGGCTGGTCGACGAGCACCGCCGCATCTCGGACGCAATCCGCACAGATGGCGACGCCGGGCCCGGCGACGAGGCGCACACCGGTTCGAGCCCTCAGACAGAACGAGCACATCACATGGACAAGTCTAGAGTGTCAGGGTTACCCTGACACTTGTGACATCCGACATGCGTCTCAGCCTTCGCCACAACCGCCCGTTCCGTGCCCTGTGGACGAGCAGCGTCGGCGAGTCACTCGCAGACGACGTCTCGCGTTCGGTTCTCCCTCTGGTCGCGGCCAGCACACTCGGTGCAGGCTCCTCAGCCATCGGACTTCTGCAGGCGCTCAGCATGGCTGCGTTCCTCCTCCTGGGAATACCGGCTGGCGCCGTGGTCGAACGCGCCCGCATCCGTCGGGTGATGCTCTCGACGACCGGCGTTCGAGCAGTGGCCGTGACCACCATCCCCATCGCGGCATTCTGCGGCGTGCTCTCAATGTGGCAGCTGTTCTGTGCCGTGGCGGTCATCGGCGTTGCGGATGTGTTCTTCTCCGCGGCATCCTCCGCCGCACTTCCTCGCCATGTCGCGGCGCCGGATCTGGGCCAGGCGTACAGCAGCCTTCGGGCCACCCAAGCAGCGACCTCGATCGCCGGGCCGGGCATCGGGTCCGTGATCATTCGTATGTCGTCGCCCGCCGTCGCGGTCTTCTCCGCGTCCGCGGGGTATCTCCTTTCAGCCCTCGCTCTCAGCAGATATCCCGACGATCAACCGTTCCCCACGGAATCGCCTGAGCGTCAACGCCGGTCATTGTGGCGTGATGCGGCGGATGGGCTCTCGTATGCGGCTCGTCACCGGGTGCTCCGACCGCTCTTCCTCGGGAATGCGTTCTGGAACTCTGCAAGCGCGATGGCCAACGCCGTCCTTGTCGTGTTCGCATTGCAGGAAGCGGGACTGCGCGCAGGCGATTTCGCTCTCGTGACAGTGTGCGAGGCAGCCGCCGCATTCGCCGGGGCAACTCTCGCGACTTCGCTTTCTCGGGCGCTCGGTATCGGGCGCGCGAAGACTGTGGCGATGACCGCGAACACCCTGGTCCTGGCGGCATACCCTGTGGTCCCGTCGCTCTTTGGCTCCTCGTTCCTCTGGATCGCGGCGCTGGGATCGCTGTCAACGTTCGCAGCGATGATCTACTCGCTCAGCGCCGCCGGCACGGTGGCACAGGTGACACCCCCCGGGTTGCATGCGCGGGTCATGTCATGCGCTCGATTCGCGGCGCTGGGCCCCATGCCCGTGGCGAGCATCGTGGGTGGCACCGTCGGAGACATCGCCGGGCTGTCGGCCGCCCTCATGTTGGCCGCCGTCCTCAGCGCCATGTCTCTGGCGGTATTCATGACGAACCCGCAGCGGCGGTGGAAAGCCATGCCGACTGCCGAGGAACTCATCTCTGCCGGGTATCTCCCCCGCGAACCGTCGTGACCGCCGCCCCGGGTCCTCTCGCGCAGGGACTCGCGAGATCACGCCCATGCACGCGTCAGGGCGCAAAATCCGTGCACAAGCGCGATCTCGCGGGCAGAAGTGTTGTGTCGTTTCGACTCGCTTCGCTCGCTCAACGACCGGGCGGTTCAACGAGCGGGCGGTTCGGCGAGGTCAGTCCGCGGCCTCCGGCGGCGGGAACATCGCGTCGATGGCGGCGAGGTCGTCGGCCGACGGCGACCAGGCTGCGCCGGCGGCGGCGTTCGCCCGCACCTGCTCGGGCCGGGTCGCACCGGCGATCACACTCGACAGCGAGGAGTGCGACAGCAACCACCCGAACGTCGCCTCGAGCATCGTGATGCCACGCTGGTCGCAGAACGACTGGTACGCGTCGAGGGCATCCCACGGCGCGTTCTCCCACAGCTGGCGCCGCTGGCGCATGATGCGGCTGTCGTCCGGCCCGCCGGCACGGGTGAATTTGCCGGTGAGCAGCCCGTTCTGCAGAGGGAAGTAGGGGAAGAAGCCGAGACCATAGCGCTCAACGGCGCGCAGCACATTGCGCTCGGCATCCCGCCGCAAAAGGCTGTACTCGTTCTGCGCCGAGACGTACGGCACACTGTGCCGCTGAAGCGCGACGAAGTGCGCCTCGGCGATCTGCCAGCCCGAGAAGTTCGAGTGCCCGATGTAGCGAACCTTGCCCTCCCGCACGAGGTCGCCCAGCGCGTCGAGGGTCTCTTCCATCGGCGTCTCGTTGTCGGGCGTGTGCAGCTGGTACAGGTCGATCCAGTCGGTCTGCAGGCGGCGCAGGGATGCCTCGACCGCCCGCCGCACGTACGACCGTGAGCCCTTCGCCCCGCCGCGGATGCCCAGATCGCGCCCGGAGTGTCCGAACTTCGTCGCCAGCACGACCTCGTCGCGACGCCCGACCAGCGCCTGGCCCATCAGCGTCTCACTCAGCCCCGGTTCGGCGCCGTAGAT is drawn from Microbacterium protaetiae and contains these coding sequences:
- a CDS encoding aldo/keto reductase, producing MTDLPQRRVGASGLLVSAVGLGCNNFGRPGTATETLEGTKAVLDAAIDAGVTFLDTADIYGAEPGLSETLMGQALVGRRDEVVLATKFGHSGRDLGIRGGAKGSRSYVRRAVEASLRRLQTDWIDLYQLHTPDNETPMEETLDALGDLVREGKVRYIGHSNFSGWQIAEAHFVALQRHSVPYVSAQNEYSLLRRDAERNVLRAVERYGLGFFPYFPLQNGLLTGKFTRAGGPDDSRIMRQRRQLWENAPWDALDAYQSFCDQRGITMLEATFGWLLSHSSLSSVIAGATRPEQVRANAAAGAAWSPSADDLAAIDAMFPPPEAAD
- a CDS encoding MFS transporter, with product MTSDMRLSLRHNRPFRALWTSSVGESLADDVSRSVLPLVAASTLGAGSSAIGLLQALSMAAFLLLGIPAGAVVERARIRRVMLSTTGVRAVAVTTIPIAAFCGVLSMWQLFCAVAVIGVADVFFSAASSAALPRHVAAPDLGQAYSSLRATQAATSIAGPGIGSVIIRMSSPAVAVFSASAGYLLSALALSRYPDDQPFPTESPERQRRSLWRDAADGLSYAARHRVLRPLFLGNAFWNSASAMANAVLVVFALQEAGLRAGDFALVTVCEAAAAFAGATLATSLSRALGIGRAKTVAMTANTLVLAAYPVVPSLFGSSFLWIAALGSLSTFAAMIYSLSAAGTVAQVTPPGLHARVMSCARFAALGPMPVASIVGGTVGDIAGLSAALMLAAVLSAMSLAVFMTNPQRRWKAMPTAEELISAGYLPREPS